A single genomic interval of Theropithecus gelada isolate Dixy chromosome 16, Tgel_1.0, whole genome shotgun sequence harbors:
- the CD300A gene encoding CMRF35-like molecule 8 isoform X1: protein MWLPWALLLLWVPGCFALRGPRTMAGPVGGSLSVQCWYEEKHKTLNKYWCRPPRVLRCDKIVETEGPAGEMNGRVSIRDCPQNLSFTVTLENLTEEDAGIYWCGVDTPLLQDFHDPYVQVEVSVFPASMSMTPTSITAAKTSTITTAFPPVSSTSLFTVSATHSTSNWEENEEVVSSQLPLLLFLLALLLLLLMGASLLAWRMFQKRIKAGEHSELSQNPKQAAEQSELYYANLELLSWPLQEEPAPPREVQVEYSTVAAPREELHYASVVFDSNTNRIAAQRPREKEPDSHYSVIKKT, encoded by the exons GCTGTTTTGCTCTGAGAGGCCCCAGAACCATGGCTGGCCCTGTGGGGGGATCCCTGAGCGTGCAGTGTTGGTATGAGGAGAAACACAAGACTCTCAACAAATACTGGTGCAGACCACCACGGGTTCTCCGATGTGACAAGATTGTGGAGACCGAAGGGCCAGCAGGAGAAATGAACGGCCGAGTGTCCATCAGGGACTGTCCTCAAAACCTCAGCTTCACAGTGACCTTGGAGAACCTCACAGAGGAGGACGCAGGCATATACTGGTGTGGGGTGGATACACCGTTGCTCCAAGACTTTCATGATCCCTATGTCCAGGTTGAGGTGTCCGTGTTCCCAG CATCAATGTCAATGACACCTACAAGCATCACTGCGGCCAAGACCTCAACAATCACAACTGCATTTCCACCTGTATCATCCACTTCCCTGTTTACAGTGAGTGCCACCCACAGTACCAGCAACTGGGAGGAAAATGAGGAGGTCGTGAGCTCACA GCTCCCGCTGCTCCTCTTCCTGTTGGCGTTGTTGCTGCTTCTGTTGATGGGGGCCTCCCTGCTAGCCTGGAGGATGTTTCAGAAACGGATCAAAG CTGGTGAGCATTCGGAGCTGTCCCAGAACCCCAAGCAG GCTGCCGAGCAGAGTGAGCTGTACTACGCGAATCTGGAGCTACTGTCGTGGCCTCTGCAGGAAGAGCCAGCACCACCAAGAGAGGTGCAGGTGGAATACAGCACCGTG GCCGCCCCCAGGGAAGAACTTCACTATGCCTCGGTGGTGTTTGATTCTAACACCAACAGGATAGCTGCTCAGAGGCCCCGGGAGAAGGAACCAGATTCACATTACAGTGTGATAAAGAAGACATAG
- the CD300A gene encoding CMRF35-like molecule 8 isoform X2 has translation MWLPWALLLLWVPASMSMTPTSITAAKTSTITTAFPPVSSTSLFTVSATHSTSNWEENEEVVSSQLPLLLFLLALLLLLLMGASLLAWRMFQKRIKAGEHSELSQNPKQAAEQSELYYANLELLSWPLQEEPAPPREVQVEYSTVAAPREELHYASVVFDSNTNRIAAQRPREKEPDSHYSVIKKT, from the exons CATCAATGTCAATGACACCTACAAGCATCACTGCGGCCAAGACCTCAACAATCACAACTGCATTTCCACCTGTATCATCCACTTCCCTGTTTACAGTGAGTGCCACCCACAGTACCAGCAACTGGGAGGAAAATGAGGAGGTCGTGAGCTCACA GCTCCCGCTGCTCCTCTTCCTGTTGGCGTTGTTGCTGCTTCTGTTGATGGGGGCCTCCCTGCTAGCCTGGAGGATGTTTCAGAAACGGATCAAAG CTGGTGAGCATTCGGAGCTGTCCCAGAACCCCAAGCAG GCTGCCGAGCAGAGTGAGCTGTACTACGCGAATCTGGAGCTACTGTCGTGGCCTCTGCAGGAAGAGCCAGCACCACCAAGAGAGGTGCAGGTGGAATACAGCACCGTG GCCGCCCCCAGGGAAGAACTTCACTATGCCTCGGTGGTGTTTGATTCTAACACCAACAGGATAGCTGCTCAGAGGCCCCGGGAGAAGGAACCAGATTCACATTACAGTGTGATAAAGAAGACATAG
- the CD300A gene encoding CMRF35-like molecule 8 isoform X3, with product MWLPWALLLLWVPASMSMTPTSITAAKTSTITTAFPPVSSTSLFTVSATHSTSNWEENEEVVSSQLPLLLFLLALLLLLLMGASLLAWRMFQKRIKAGEHSELSQNPKQAAPREELHYASVVFDSNTNRIAAQRPREKEPDSHYSVIKKT from the exons CATCAATGTCAATGACACCTACAAGCATCACTGCGGCCAAGACCTCAACAATCACAACTGCATTTCCACCTGTATCATCCACTTCCCTGTTTACAGTGAGTGCCACCCACAGTACCAGCAACTGGGAGGAAAATGAGGAGGTCGTGAGCTCACA GCTCCCGCTGCTCCTCTTCCTGTTGGCGTTGTTGCTGCTTCTGTTGATGGGGGCCTCCCTGCTAGCCTGGAGGATGTTTCAGAAACGGATCAAAG CTGGTGAGCATTCGGAGCTGTCCCAGAACCCCAAGCAG GCCGCCCCCAGGGAAGAACTTCACTATGCCTCGGTGGTGTTTGATTCTAACACCAACAGGATAGCTGCTCAGAGGCCCCGGGAGAAGGAACCAGATTCACATTACAGTGTGATAAAGAAGACATAG